One part of the Epinephelus fuscoguttatus linkage group LG12, E.fuscoguttatus.final_Chr_v1 genome encodes these proteins:
- the nhp2 gene encoding H/ACA ribonucleoprotein complex subunit 2-like protein, protein MTKTKKEKVCADGEEAAAESTEKSYQELIANVNPIAQPLASKKLSKKLYKCVKKAAKVKNIRRGVKEVQKFINKGEKGIVVLAGDTLPIDVYCHLPIMCEDRNLPYAYIPSKGDLGSSAGSKRPTCVILIKPHADYQDAYNECLEEVSSLPKPL, encoded by the exons ATGACGAAGACGAAGAAGGAGAAGGTTTGTGCGGACGGAGAGGAAGCTGCCGCCGAGAGCACCGAGAAGTCTTATCAGGAGCTGATCGCTAACGTGAACCCTATCGCTCAGCCGCTGGCCTCCAAAAAACTCAGCAAGAAGCTCTACAAATGCGTCAAGAAGG cTGCCAAAGTAAAAAACATCCGCAGAGGAGTGAAAGAAGTTCAGAAGTTTATCAACAAAGGAGAGAAAGG CATCGTGGTGTTGGCTGGCGACACACTGCCCATCGACGTCTACTGTCACCTGCCCATCATGTGTGAGGACAGAAACCTGCCGTACGCCTACATCCCCTCTAAAGGG GATCTGGGCTCGTCTGCAGGCTCCAAGAGGCCGACCTGTGTGATCCTCATCAAACCTCACGCAGACTATCAGGACGCCTACAACGAGTGTTTGGAGGAAGTGTCCAGCCTGCCCAAACCCCTGTGA